The following is a genomic window from Stenotrophomonas maltophilia.
GCTGGAAAACCGACTGGTGTTCCCGGCCGCGATCCTGCAGCCGCCGTTCTTCGACGGCGCTGCCGACGATGCGGTGAACTACGGTGCGATCGGCGCGGTGATCGGCCATGAGATCAGCCACGGCTTCGACAACGCCGGTGCGCTGTTCGACGAAACCGGCAAACTGCACAACTGGTGGACCGCCGAGGACCTGAAGCAGTTCAACGCCGCCGGCGATGCGCTGGCCGCGCAGTTCAGCAGCTACGAGCCGTTCCCGGGCGTGCATGTGAACGGCAAGCTGACCCTGGGCGAGAACATCGCCGACGTGGCCGGCCTGGGCACCGCCTACGACGCCTACCAGCTGTCGCTGCAGGGCAAGCCGGGCCAGACCCTGGAAGGCTTCACCCCGGACCAGCGCTTCTTCCTCGGCTTCGCCCAGGCCTGGCGCAGCAAGAGCCGCGAGCAGGCGCTGCGCAACTCGCTGCTGACCGATGTGCACGCACCGGGCCAGTTCCGCGCACTGACCGTGCGCAACATCGACGCCTGGTACCCGGCGTTCGAAGTGAAGGAAGGCCAGAAGCTGTACCTGGCCCCGGACAAGCGGGTCAAGGTGTGGTGATGTAACCGGAACGGGCGCCGCAAGGCGCCCGTTTCAATTGGGGACATGCGCCGACCTTGGCTGGCGCTTCTGCGGCACCGCGCGAAATGCGTGCCGACCAGGGTCGGCATCTACCAACGCACGTCGGGCCAACCGCGCAGGATCTCCACCGGCACGCCCATGCGCGCGCAGGCGCGGCTGGCCAGGCCATCAGGCAGCGCGCGACGGAACAGCGGTGCCATGCCCTGCATCAGTTTCGCCGACGCTGCGGCCTGCGCACGCTGGCGGCCCGTGCGTTCCAGCATGGCCTCGGCCCAGTCCGGCAGCAGTGCCGCGCCGGCGCCGAGGAACACCTCGCGCGACAGCCCCGGCACAGGTACCGGCAAGCGCACGCCGGACAACACCTCCAGCACTTCCCGCGAGCGCCCATCCACCCGCAGCTGCGGTTGCCGCGCGCAGAAATACGCCGCCACTTCCGCTTCGCTGCGCGGCACATCCACCGCGCCCAGTGCTTCAGCCACGCGGCGATACTCGTCGTAGTAGCGGTCGGCGATGGGCTCCGGCACCTCACGCCCATAGCGGCGGAAGCCCTGCAGGAAGCCAAACGCTTCGGTCACGTGCACCCAGGTCAGCAACTGCGGATCATCGGCGGCGTACGGCTCGCCCTGTGCGGTCTGGCCGCGGATCTGCGCATGGATGCGGCGCACCTTGCTCACCAGCGCCTCGACCTCGCCGCGCGGCGCATAGCTGGTGCCGGCGACGAACGCGGTGGTGCGGCGCAGCCGACCCACCAGGTCCTGGCGGAAATTGGAGTGGTCGTAGACGCCTGCCAGCGCGCGCGGGTGCAGGGTCTGCAGCATCAGCGCGCACAACCCGCCGGCCAGCATCGAGGGGAGTTCGGCATGCAGCCGCCAGGTCACGCTGTCCGGGCCGAACCAGCCTGGGTCGCCCAGCGGATGGTCGTAATCGATGCCGCTCTGGTCACGCGGGAATGCCTCCAGCACCCAGCGCCGGATCGGCGCGGTGACGGGGCGGGACAGTCGCTGCAGCAGAGCGGGCATCACAGGTCCAGAAACGGCGGAAGTAGGTCCACGCCTTGCGCGGTCGGCCCCGATTCTGGGCGATCACGACGCCGGCGGCGAGCCTCCGCACTCAGCCACGGTTTCATGTGCGGCCGCAGCACGTTTCACCCTGCGACATCCTGTCGCAGGCTGCGGCCCCGATGCTGCGCCGCATCAATCTTCACCCATTCAGACAAAACCCTTGCCCCGCTTGGCATTGCGCCCATTGCACCGCTCGCTGGAAGTGCTAGAACTGAACCCGCCACACCGTCAAATGCTGATCGACGCACGTTCCACAAGGAGCCAGCCATGATTGCTTTGTTCAAGGGTTTGGGAATTCTGCTTCGCGACAACGAGCTCTACAGCAGCCCGTTCGACAAACAGGTCGCGCACTGGCGCAATCTCAGCGAGCAGCAGATCCGCGATGAAGTAGCGGTGATGGCACAGGCCAAGTGCCAATGGCTGATCGCCTCGATCGTCGGCTGGCAGGCAGCATCGCTGCTGATCCTGGGCCTGATCGCCAACTACCTGTGGCGCGACGACTTCCATATCACCTTCACCCGTGTGGTGATCGTGTTCGGCTCGTGGGTGTCGATCCTGTTCGTGATCTGGTTCATGGCCAACATGTTCGACCGCACGGCCGGTTTCGAGCGCTGGATGAAAGCGTTCAACAGCCGCGCCCGCATCAGCTCCAAGGCCGACAGTGTCGAACACGTGGCCGAGGCGCTGGACCTGGCCGAGCACTACCCGGAAGTGCTGGATTACAAGCAGGCGGTCACCGCCAAGCGCGAACTGCGCCACGAGGACATCCGCATCATGACCGAGATCGGGCGCATGAAGCAGCACTCCGAACTGGTCGGCCGCTTGAACCATGTCGGTGAGAACGAGCATCACCACGACCTGACGTTGCAGCCTGCCTACTGACCCTTCGGGAAAGCGGGGGGACCCACAATGCCACCGTGCGCGATCACGGTGGCATTGTTCTTTCAGCCGCCGGCGTGGATCACATGCCGCGGAACAGGCTCATGAACGGCTGGCTGACCACCAGCGTCTCGGCACGCTCGCGCAGACGCAGCACGCCGCGCCCGGTATCGTCGCGGCTCACCGCGGCCACCGCCTTCATGTTGACGATGGTCGAGCGGTGGATCTGGCGGAAGTGCTGCGGGTCGAGCACGTCCAGCAGCTCACGCAGCGGCGTGCGCAGCAGGCTCTCGCCTGCGGCGGTGACCACCGTGGTGTACTTGTTGTCGGCGCGGAAGTAGGCCACGTCTTCCAGCATGATCAGCTGTGTCTCGCGGCCATTGCTGGCGGTAATCCAAGCCAGCGGCGGGCGTTCGGCCGCGCCCTGCGCCGGGCCCAGCCGCTGCAGCAGGCGTTCCAGCACCGCATCGTCCTGGCGCGTCGATGGCAGCCGCGACAGGATGCGTTCGCGGGTGGCCAGCAGGCGCTCGTCGCTGACCGGCTTGAGCAGGTAATCCATCGCGCCCTGCTCGAACGCATCGATGGCGTACTGGTCGTAGGCGGTCACGAACACCACCTGCGTGCGCGGGCTCAGCTCGGACAGCGAACGCGCTACTTCGATGCCACTGATGCCAGGCATGCGGATATCGAGGAAGGCGATGTCCGGTTGCTTCTCGGCCAGCTGCTCCAGCGCGCTGGCGCCATCCTCGCATTCGGCCACCACCTTCAGTTCCGGCCACAGCCGGCCCAGCTGTTCCAGCAATGACTGCCGCAGCAGTTCTTCGTCTTCGGCGATCAGGGCTTCAAGCGGCATGGCTGCGCTCCTTGTGCGACTGCGGCAGGGTCATGGTCGCGGCCACGCCGCTGGGGAAATTGGCGACGATCGCCACACCGGCCTGCTCGCCGCAGGTCAGGCGCAGGCGCTCGCGCAGGTTCTTCAGGCCGATGCCGGTGCCGCTGGTGCCCTGGCCGAAACCGAGGCCGTCGTCGGCCACGGTCACCGTCACGTGGTCCTCGAAACCACGCGCCAGGATCCAGATCGTGCCACCGCCCGGCTTCGGCTCCAGGCCGTGCTTGATCGCGTTCTCCACCAGCGTCTGCAGCGCCATCGCCGGCAGGTGCACGCCATGCAGTTCGTTGGGCACCTGCACCTCCACCGCCAGGCGTGCGCCCATGCGGATGCGCAGGATCTCCAGGTAGGCGCGGGTGCGATCCAGCTCCACGCCCAGCGTCGACACCGATTCATCCACCTGCGGCAACGAACTGCGCAGGTACTGGATCAGGTGCCCGAGCATCTGTTCGGCGCGCGCCGGATCGGTGCGGGTCAACACCTGCGCGTTGGCCAGGGTGTTGTACAGGAAGTGCGGCTCCACCTGCGCATGCAGCAGGTTCAAGCGCGCCACCGACAGCTCCTTTTCCACCTGGGTCTGTTCGGCGGCCGCCTGCTCGTCGCGACGCTGGTCGGCCACGCGCCGGCTGATCGCGCGGGTGACCGCTTCGGCGTTCTCAAAGTTGCTGCCCTCGTCCAGCGCCAGCAGGTCGGCCCACCAGCCGGCATCGGGTTCAAACAGCAGGGTGACGGTGCTGGTGCCCTGCCCTGGGGTGACCGTGGCCAGCACGCTGTTGCGCTTGATCGCCAGCCGCGCCGGCAGGTTCCAGCGCGAGGGCTGGCGGCCGTTCCAGAGATCGACGCGGCGCACGTAGGCGCGCACCTGCAGGCTGCCGGCCGAGCTTTCCACCTCTTCCACACGCGGCAGTTCGGCGATGGCCGCTTCCACCACCGCGTAGGCGTGGCCGGCATCCATCGGCAGTTCCACCTGCCGGCGCTGGCGCCCGGACAGAGTGGTCGCATCCAGTCGTCCGGCCACCAGCCAGACCCGGCGGATGTGGGTGATCGCGCTGCCCAGCGCCGAGATCATCAGGAACATCGCCAGCAGGCCGAACACCCAGCCCGGGCCATCGTTCATGCCGCTGAAGATGCCGCTCCAGACCATGCCGGCAACAACCAGCGCGGCGGCCCAGGCCAGCAGGTGACGAATCAGGAGAGAGAGGCTGGCGAACACGGCAGCGCCTTGGAGGAAGGGGGTGAGCCGAGCATAGGGCGGCCCGCCGGGTAAACAAGCGGGTTGCGACGAAGGGCCGGAAAGCGGGGATGGAAGCCTTCAGTGCAACGCCGGGCATGGCCCGGCGCTACCAGGGCTGGCGGGGCAGCGCGCCCCGCATTCCCTTACCTGCGCTGGTCGGCGCTGGCGTCACGCACGGCGCGGAACGACTCGTCCTTGCTCCAGTTCGGCCAGGCACGGGAATTGGCCAGCTGGTTGCCCAGCGTGTACAGCACCTCCAGGTCGCGGGCGGCACCGGCGAACACCCAGTCCGGCTGCCATTCGTCGCCCTGCTGGTGGTAACGCTTGGCGGTGTAGTCCTCCGAGGCCTTCTTGCCGGCGGCCACGCCACCGTCCACCCAGTCCTGGCCGGCCGACCACGACAGCGCCGGCACGCCGCGCTTGGCGAACGGGAAGTGATCGGAGCGGAAGAACAGGCCCGCTTCTGGCTTCGGGTCGGGGGTGTAGCGGATGTCCCACCCCTTGGCCACGTCCTTCAGCTGGTCCAACAGCTCGAAGCGCGCAGCACCGTAGATGCCGAAATCGCGCGACGGACCGAACGGCGCCATGCCATCCATGTTGATCACCGCCACGGTTTTTTCCAGCGGGTACAGCGGATGGGTGGCGTAGTACTCCGAACCCAGCAGGCCCTTCTCTTCGGCGGTGACCGCCAGGAACAGCAGCGAGCGCTCCGGGCGCTTGGCCTTGGCAAAGCCACGTGCCAGCTCGATCAGCGAGGCGGTGCCGCTGGCGTTGTCCAGCGCGCCATTGAAGATGCGGTCGCCGCGGGCATCCGGTTCACCCACGCCGATGTGGTCCCAGTGCGCGCTGTAGATGATCGTCTCATCCGGATGGCGGCTGCCTTCCAGGCGTGCGGCCACGTTGTGCGAGGTGATCACTTCGGTCTTCACCGCGTACTTCGCATCCAGGCTGGCGCCGGTCAGCGCCACCGGGGTGAAGTCGCGCTGCTGTGCCTTCTTCTTCAGCGCCTCGAAGTCCTGCCCGGCCGAGCGGAACAGCTCCACCGCCAGGTCACGCTGGATCCAGCCTTCCAGCAGCGGATGGCTGCCGGCCGGGTTGTCGCGCACCACGTCGAACATGGTGTTGGTGTTGGAGCCGGCCACGGTGGCCCAGCCGTACGATGCCGGCGCGGTCTCGTGCACGATCAGCACGCCCAGCGCGCCCTGGCGGGCGCCTTCCTCGTACTTGTAGGTCCAACGACCGTAGTAGGTCATGCCCTTGCCGTCGAAGTCACCCTGGCCGGTCTCGAAGTCCGGATCGTTGATCAGCACCACGGCGATCTTGCCCTTGAGGTCCACGCCCTTGAAGTCATCCCAGTTGCGCTCCGGCGCCTTCACGCCGTAGCCGAGGAACACCAGCGGTGCCTTGCTGATGTCGACGTTGCTGGCGCCGTTCATCGCCGCGCGCACGGCAATCTGCTTGCCCTGGTCAAGCGCAATGGTCTTGTCGCCCTGGTGCAGCGCCAGCTGCGGGGTGCCGACGATGTCGCCCTTGCGCAGCGGCACGGCCTGGGTCCACAGGCGCTTGCCGTCCTTCAGGTCGCCGCCCGGCTGCAGGCCAGCCGCGGCGAACTGCTTGCTGAGATAGGCAACGGTCTTCTCCTCGCCGGCGGTGGCCGGCGAGCGGCCTTCGTAGGCGTCAGAGGCCAGTTCCTTGACGTCGGCGGAGATCCGCGCGCCATCGAATTTCGGGGTGGCCGCCATCAGTGCGCTCGACACCGACAGGGCCAGCACGCCCAGTGCTACTCGCTTCATTGCTCTCTCCAGCAGGGAAATCCTTCCGGAGTGTAATGGGATTCGGAAAGAGGGGGTCAGATCCCTCTCCCGACGGGAGAGGGATCTGACCCCAATGGTCATCCCGCTCCTTGCGCGCGCGACAGCAGGTGCTCGCGTTCGCGTGCGTTGTTGGTCAGCGCGGCGGCAGCGGTGAACGCCTGGCGGGCATCATCGGTTCGACCCAGCTGCTGCAGCAGTTCGCCCCGCACCACCTGTAACGGCGCGTAGTCCTGCAGCCGGGGCTCGACCAGCAACGGCTGCAACTGCGCCCATGCGGCGAAGGCGCCGTCGCTGCGCAGCACCGCCACCACCCGGTTCAGCGCCACCACCGGGGAGGGCTGCACCTGCAACAGCTGCGCATAGAGCGAGGCAATGCGTGGCCAGTCGGTATCCTCGGCACGGCGCGCGCCGGCATGGCAGGCCGCAATGCGGGCCTGCAGCACGTAGGGATCGTCACTGCCACCGGCCGCCAGCGCGCGTGCCAGCAGCTGCTGGCCGCGCTCGATCTGCAACCAGTCCCAGCGGGCACGGTTCTGCTGGTCCAGCACCACCGCCGCGCCGCGGGCATCCACCCGCGCCGCCGCACGCGAGGCCTGCAGTTCCATCAACGCCAGCAGACCCAGCACCGGTGCCACCGGCATGCGGTAGGCCAGGATGCGCGCCAGCCGCAACGCTTCCTCGCACAGCGCCGGACGCATCCAGTCATCGCCGCTGCTGGCGGCATAACCTTCGTTGAACACCAGATAGATCGCCTCCAGCACCGAACCCAGCCGCTCGGGCATCGCCTCGGCGCGTGGCACTTCATACGGCACCTGCTTCTGCGCCAGCGTGCGCTTGGCACGCACGATGCGCTGGGCAATGGTCGGCTCGGGTTGCAGGAACGCGCGGGCGATCTCCAGCGTGGTCAGCCCCCCCAGCAGGCGCAGGGTCAGCGCCACCCGCGCATCGGCGGGCAGCACCGGATGACAGGCCACGAACATCAGCCGCAGCAGATCGTCACCCAGGTCGTCTTCCAGCGCCTGGCTGTCATCCGGCGCCGGCAGCGCGGCCGGATGCAGTTCCTCGCCCCATTGCGCGTGCTGCTGCACCACCCGCTGGTGCTGGCGCAGCACATCGATGGCACGGTTGCGCGCGGTGGTCATCAGCCAGGCTCCGGGATTGTCCGGGATGCCCTGCTCCGGCCAACGCTCCAGCGCGGCCAGCCAGGTGTCCTGGGCCAGCTCCTCGGCACGGCCGACATCGCCGCCGAGCAGCCGCGCCAGGCGCGCGATCAACACTGGCGACTCCATCCGCCAGAGGGTTTCCAGACGCTGCGTCAGTGCGGGCTCGAGCATGCGCCGATCACAGCACGCACGCCCGGCCTGCACAAGCGCCGCCGCTCACGCTTCAACGATCGGCTTGAAGCCGCCCCAGAACATGCGCCGGGTATCGAACGGCATGTCCTTGGGGCCGAGTGACGCCAGCCGCGGGTCGGCCATCACCTTCGCGTTGATGCGGTCGCGCGCGGCGCGCGAGCGGAACACCACGAAGGCCACGATCACCGTCTCGCCGGCCCTGGCCTTCACCGCGCGCGGAAACGAGGTGGACTTCCCCGGCTCCACATCGTCGGCCACGCACTCCATGTACTGCAGCGCGCCCTGTTCCTTCCACACCGCGCCGGCCTTGCGGGCAAGGCGGCGGTAGGCCGCCACCTTGTCCTGCGGGCACGGCAGCACGTAAGCATCCACGTAAGCCATGAGGGTTCTCCCTGCGGCGGCGGTCAGCCCGGCTCGCCGTCCATGTGTGCAATTTCCCAGAGGTGCCCGTCCAGGTCCTGGAAGCCGCGCTGGTACATGAAGCCAAGGTCGCGCGCCGGCTGCGGTTCGCTGGCACCTGCGGCCAGGGCCTTGTCCACCAACACGTCAACGGCCTGGCGACTGGGCGCAGAAAGTGCATTGATCACTTCGGTGTGGGTGTGCGCATCGGCAATCGGCTTGTTGGTGAACTGCTGGAAAAAAGGCTGGGTCAGCAGCATCACGTAGATGCTCTCGCTGATGACCATGCCGGCCGCAACGTCATTGGTGTAGGTGGGATTGAAGCTGTAGCCCAGCGCGGTGAAAAACGCCTTGGATTTTTCCAGATCCTTCACGGGCAGGTTGACGAAGATCATCTGCGGTTGTGGTGCACTCATCGGTAACGCTCCTGGTGGATGGAAGACAGAGGGATCAGGGCTGCTTCATGCAGTTGACCATCCACGGCTTGCCGAAGCGGTCGATCAGCATGCCCCAGCGATGGGCCCAGAAGGTTTCCGCGATCGGCATCTGCACCTGGCCACCTTCGGCCAGTGCGGCGAATACGCGCTCGGCTTCCTCGATGCTGTCGACATCGACATTGATGGTGGTCGAGCCGCCCTCGCCACCGCCGGGGCCGTCGGCCGCCATCAGGATCGCGTTGCCGATCTCCAGCTGGCTGTGCGCCACGTGGTCCAGGGTTTCCGGCGGCATTTCATTGCAGCCCGGCGCGCCATCGGAGGGCGGCATGTCGCGGTACTTCATTTCCGAGGTGACCTGGCCGCCCAGTGCCTTGGCGTAGAACGCCATCGCATCGTGGGTCTGGCCGCTGAAGCCGAGGAAGGGAATCAGTTTCATCGCACTACTCCGTTGTGTGGTTCAGGTCGGTTGCACCGGGCCACGCCCGGCGGGGAATCCGGGTCAATCCTGCAGCTGTGCACGCAGACGCTGTTCCTGCTGCTGTAAGTCGGCGGTGAAGGCTTCGCCGAAATCTTCCGGCGCGATCAGGGGACGCACTTCCAGCGTGCCGCCACTGCGGAACGGCGCACGGCTGGCCCATTCCACCGCCTCCTCCAGCGAGCGCACGTTCCACAGCCAGAAGCCGGCAATCTGCTGGTCGGCCGGGCCGAACGGGCCGGACTCGACCTTCGGCGCGCCGTGGCCGAAATGGATGCGGCGGCCGCGCTGGGTGGCGTGCAGCCCCTCACCGGCCAGCATGATGCCGGCGGCGACCAGCTGCTCGTTGAAGGCGCCCATTTCAGACAGGTCCTGTTCGCTGGGCATGCGGCCGGCTTCGGAGTCGGCGTTGGCCTTCACGATCACCATCACTTTCATTTCGGTCTCCCGTGGGGACGCGTGGTGCGTGCCCTTCACTGGGTACAACGAACCAGCGGGCCGGGAATCGACACGTCTGTTGGAATTTTTTTCTTCCGCGGAAAGCGCGCCTTCGGCGGAGGTCGGCGAACGGCGGAGCCCCTCCGTGGTGGGGTGGGTGGGTCGCTGAGAGCTCGGGTTCCTGTGGGTGGGCCGGGTGGGTAGGCGGGTCGGGGGACGCCGTAAACCCGTCCATGGGGGCTTGGCCGCGGCATCCATGCCGCGGACACCCCCGCCCCGCCTACCCACCCGGCCACGGACAGTTTCCTGCCTCCGATACGCACCACGGGAAGATCAAGAGAAAAGGCAAGAGCAACAGCAACAGCAATTGACTGGCGGCCCCGGCTTTGCGAGCGCAGCGACCCGCTTTTTTGCTCTTGTTGTTGATTTCCCGTGGTGGATCGGCCGCCGGAATCTGTCCGGGGCCGGGCGGGTGGGGTTGGCGGGGTATCCGCGCCATGGATGGCGCGGCTAAGCCCCCATGGACGGGTTCACGGCGTCCCCGCCAATCCCACCCGCCCGGCCCACCCGCAGGAAGCCCGCGTTCAGCGTCCCACCCACCCCACCACGGAGGGGCTCCGCCGTTCGCCGCCACCCGCCGAAGGCGCGCTTCCCGCGCTGCAACATGCCCGTGCGCAGACCTGCGCCATCATGGGCACCCGCCCCCGCCAGGACCGTGCCATGCAGCAGTACCTGCTCCTGATCTACATCGACCCCTCGCTGCTGCAGCGGTTGAGCAGCGACGAGTTCAACGCACTGATGCGCGACTGCCTGGCCCATGCCGACCAGCTGCAGGCCGAAGGCACCCTGCTGGCCGCGCAGAAACTGCAACCGGTCGAAACCGCGCAGACCCTGCGCGTGCGCGATGGCCACAGCCGCGTGCTCGATGGACCGTTCGCCGAAACCCGCGAACTGCTGGCCGGCTTCAACCTGATCGTGGCCCGCGACCGCGAAGAAGCCATGCGCATCGCCCGCGACTTCCCCTGGGCACGCTTCGGCAGCATCGAAGTGCGGCCACTGGAAGACATGGACGCCGAGCGCGAACGCTGTGGCGCCCCGGCCGCCGCTATGGCAGCAACCGCACTCTGATCTCGCGCGGGCCCACACCTTCGTTGCCGCTGTAATCGCGCACGCTGGCGCGCACGATGTACTCGCCCGGCGGTAGCGCCGCCGGCTGCCAGCGCCCGGTTTCCATCAGGCCGTCGCGCACGGTGTTGGTGGCCAGGTAACGGAAACGGGTCACCGCACTGCCATGCACGGTGATGCCGCTGTCCGGCGCATAGGCCACGCGCACCGCTTCCATCTGCGGCGGCATGCGGTTGAACACGATGTTCCAGCGCGGCTGCTCGTAGCCCTGCAAGGGCTGGCCGCCGGCATCGAGGATCTGGTAGCCCACCTGGTACATGCCCAGGCGACGGCGCGGCAGGTTGTTGTCGACCTGGTCCCAGGCTTCGACCACGATCTGCACACCACGGCCCTGGCGCGCCAGCATCACCACGCCGTCGGCGCCGGCGGCCAGCGGCTGGTCGTTGTCGTCCAGCAGCGCCACATCGGTGATGCGTGGCGCGAAGTGATCGGCGTAGTTGTGGAAGCCAAGCGCCACCGCATTGGTCTCGAAGCCGCCGGTGCCCACCGCCAGGTGCACATGGGCCTGGTTGTTGATGCTGCCCAGCCGGTCGCCCACGTGGATGCGGGTGCCACGGCGCACGCGCATCCGCTCCAGCTTGCCCTGCTCGTCGTACAGCACCTGCCAGCGCGCGTCGAACGGTTCATCGCGCGGTGTGCGGCCAACCCGCATGTGGATGTACTTGAGGCGATCCACCGCCAGGCCCTCGGCCTGCCCGCCCAGGCTCCACGCCGCCACCGGGCTGCTGACCTTGCCCTCGGCGATGGCCAGCACGGTCTGGCCGACATCACCACGCACATCGAAGCCACCGTGCAGGTGATGGCGGCTCTCGCCCTTGAAGTTGCCGCGCACCTCGCCCAGCGTGCCGACCACTTCATGCCAGCCCTGCTGCGGCGCCAGCGGCCAGCGGCCACCGGTATCGGGCAGCGCGGCATCGGCGGCGGGGCCAACCAGCGCCGGCGCCGGCAGCTCGCCCACCGGCAGCGGGCGCAGGCGGTGCAGGCGATAGGCCGCCGCGTCGGCCACCAGCACACTGCCATCGGCATCCACCGCCAGCCCGCTGGGGCGGGCCAGGCGCGGCAGGCGACCATTGCCGACCAGCGCGATCTGGTGGCCCTGCGGCGTCACCTGCACGATGCGGCCATCAAGATCGCCCACGTACAGCACACCGTCATGCGTGGTGGCCAGCGACAGCGGGCCATTGATCACACCGCCCGTACCCAGCACCGTGCTGACCGTGCCATCGGCGCCGACCCGGCGCACTGCGTTGTTGAACAGGTCGGCCACCAGCAACGCGCCCTGCGCATCGAAGGCCAGCGCCACCGGGGTATCGAAACGCGCCTCGGCACCGGTGCCATCAGCCAGCCCCGGGCGCTCACCGCCGGCCAGGGTGCGCACCGTGCCATCGGTGCCGATCACCCGGATGCGGTCGTTGTAGGTGTCGGCCACGAAGACCTGGCCCTGCGCATCCACCGCGATGCCCATCGGCGCATCGAAGCGCGCCTGCGCGGCAGGGCCATCGGTGTAGCCCTGCTCTCCGCCGGCCAGCGTGGTCACCTGGCCGTCGCTGCCGATGCGGCGGATCGCATGGTTGCCGGTGTCGGCCACGTACAGGTTGCCCTGCGCATCGGCGGCAATGCCCGAGGGCGTGTTGAAGCTCGCCTGCAACGCCGGGCCGTCGAGGCGTCCTTCGCCCTGCCCGGCCACGGTTTCGACGCGACCATCGGGCAGGCGGCGGCGGATGCGGTTGTTGTCGCCTGCATCGGTGAAATAGACGCTGCCATCGGCCGCGCGCAGCAGCGCATAGGGATCGGCGAAACGGGCCTGCGCCGACGCGCCATCGCGATCACCAGGATGGCCATCGCCGGCCAGCGTCTCGATCTGCGCGGTCCAGGCCAGCGGCGTCGGCAGCGGGCCTGCCGGTTCAGCGAGGGTATGCAGCGGCGTTTCCCACCACGTTGCAGCCAACGCCACCGCCGTTGCCAACGCCACACCTGCCGCCATCCATTGCCACCGTGCCATCGTGCCGTGCCGCCCTGCCTGCTGCCTGAAGAGGCACCGACAATAGACGCTGCGCGCGTGATGCGCCACGGTCGAGCGGGCACTCAAGCATCAACGTTGCATCCATCGTGCTTGTCCTTGCCAGGCGCAGCGGGTTCAATGGGCTGCCACGGATGGAGATCTTCATGCCCCGCCTCGTCCCCCTCACCGTTGTGCTGATGGCCGCACTGGCCGGCGCACCCGCTTCGGCATCGATCACGGTGGCGCCGCAGAAGCCGTCCATCACCACCGATGCGGTGCATGTGGCCTATGCCAACCGCTGGGATGAGGCGATCCAGCAGTCGGACAGCGGCAACACGCTGGCGGCGTTGATCAGCATGGAACGGTTGATGGAAGATCCGCTGCTGGACGACTTCGACGCCGAGCGACAGGGCCGGGCTGCGCAGGCGGCCGGCTGGACCGCGATGATGCAGAAGAAGCCGGCCCTGGCACGCCGCTACCTGCAGCGCGCGCAGCAGACCCTGCCGAACGATGCGCGGATCCTGCTCACCCGGGTATGGCTGGAACTGTCCGACAACCAGCCTGCACCGGCCACCACCTACCTGCTGCAGGCGCTGAAGCACGCCCAGGCTCCGCTGCCGATCGAGCAGCAGTCCGTCCTCTACCTGCAGTACCGCCTGCGCGACCAGCCGCAGCGGCGCATGGAACTGTTGCAGGCCTTGTTCGACAACGGCTGGAAGGGCGACGGCCTGCAACCCAGCGGTCTGTGGCTGGCACTGGCCGCGCTGCAGGCCGAGCACGGTCGCGGCGATGACATTCCTGCCACGCTGGCCCGCATCAAGGGCCCGGCCGAGATCATCCGGCTGCGCAGCGACAAGCGCTTCGACCCCTATGTCGACCACGATGACCCGCGCTTTGATCCACGCCAGGCGGCACAGACGCACCTGGATGATCTGCGCGTGTCGGGCCTGCTCGATCGCGCACTGGATGCGCGCATGGCCGACTTCGCCAGCACGCTGCTGATGCTCGACCGCAGCGAGGAAGTGCTGGCGCTGACCGATGGCATGGCCCGCGCTGCCGCCGCAGGCCAGTCGCCATCGGCGGCCGAGGCGCAATGGGTGGCGTGGCTGCTCAACAGCCGGTCCGCCGCGCTGCGCCGGCTGGGCCGCATCG
Proteins encoded in this region:
- a CDS encoding DUF1428 domain-containing protein, with the translated sequence MAYVDAYVLPCPQDKVAAYRRLARKAGAVWKEQGALQYMECVADDVEPGKSTSFPRAVKARAGETVIVAFVVFRSRAARDRINAKVMADPRLASLGPKDMPFDTRRMFWGGFKPIVEA
- a CDS encoding VOC family protein — its product is MKLIPFLGFSGQTHDAMAFYAKALGGQVTSEMKYRDMPPSDGAPGCNEMPPETLDHVAHSQLEIGNAILMAADGPGGGEGGSTTINVDVDSIEEAERVFAALAEGGQVQMPIAETFWAHRWGMLIDRFGKPWMVNCMKQP
- a CDS encoding VOC family protein, translated to MSAPQPQMIFVNLPVKDLEKSKAFFTALGYSFNPTYTNDVAAGMVISESIYVMLLTQPFFQQFTNKPIADAHTHTEVINALSAPSRQAVDVLVDKALAAGASEPQPARDLGFMYQRGFQDLDGHLWEIAHMDGEPG
- a CDS encoding YciI family protein: MQQYLLLIYIDPSLLQRLSSDEFNALMRDCLAHADQLQAEGTLLAAQKLQPVETAQTLRVRDGHSRVLDGPFAETRELLAGFNLIVARDREEAMRIARDFPWARFGSIEVRPLEDMDAERERCGAPAAAMAATAL
- a CDS encoding YciI family protein, which encodes MKVMVIVKANADSEAGRMPSEQDLSEMGAFNEQLVAAGIMLAGEGLHATQRGRRIHFGHGAPKVESGPFGPADQQIAGFWLWNVRSLEEAVEWASRAPFRSGGTLEVRPLIAPEDFGEAFTADLQQQEQRLRAQLQD
- a CDS encoding RNA polymerase sigma factor, with amino-acid sequence MLEPALTQRLETLWRMESPVLIARLARLLGGDVGRAEELAQDTWLAALERWPEQGIPDNPGAWLMTTARNRAIDVLRQHQRVVQQHAQWGEELHPAALPAPDDSQALEDDLGDDLLRLMFVACHPVLPADARVALTLRLLGGLTTLEIARAFLQPEPTIAQRIVRAKRTLAQKQVPYEVPRAEAMPERLGSVLEAIYLVFNEGYAASSGDDWMRPALCEEALRLARILAYRMPVAPVLGLLALMELQASRAAARVDARGAAVVLDQQNRARWDWLQIERGQQLLARALAAGGSDDPYVLQARIAACHAGARRAEDTDWPRIASLYAQLLQVQPSPVVALNRVVAVLRSDGAFAAWAQLQPLLVEPRLQDYAPLQVVRGELLQQLGRTDDARQAFTAAAALTNNAREREHLLSRAQGAG
- a CDS encoding NHL repeat-containing protein; protein product: MARWQWMAAGVALATAVALAATWWETPLHTLAEPAGPLPTPLAWTAQIETLAGDGHPGDRDGASAQARFADPYALLRAADGSVYFTDAGDNNRIRRRLPDGRVETVAGQGEGRLDGPALQASFNTPSGIAADAQGNLYVADTGNHAIRRIGSDGQVTTLAGGEQGYTDGPAAQARFDAPMGIAVDAQGQVFVADTYNDRIRVIGTDGTVRTLAGGERPGLADGTGAEARFDTPVALAFDAQGALLVADLFNNAVRRVGADGTVSTVLGTGGVINGPLSLATTHDGVLYVGDLDGRIVQVTPQGHQIALVGNGRLPRLARPSGLAVDADGSVLVADAAAYRLHRLRPLPVGELPAPALVGPAADAALPDTGGRWPLAPQQGWHEVVGTLGEVRGNFKGESRHHLHGGFDVRGDVGQTVLAIAEGKVSSPVAAWSLGGQAEGLAVDRLKYIHMRVGRTPRDEPFDARWQVLYDEQGKLERMRVRRGTRIHVGDRLGSINNQAHVHLAVGTGGFETNAVALGFHNYADHFAPRITDVALLDDNDQPLAAGADGVVMLARQGRGVQIVVEAWDQVDNNLPRRRLGMYQVGYQILDAGGQPLQGYEQPRWNIVFNRMPPQMEAVRVAYAPDSGITVHGSAVTRFRYLATNTVRDGLMETGRWQPAALPPGEYIVRASVRDYSGNEGVGPREIRVRLLP